A single genomic interval of Anaerolineae bacterium harbors:
- the scpB gene encoding SMC-Scp complex subunit ScpB has product MPQEEAPHQDVEQAPAGEQEQRPAASAPADLVPFVEAILFVADEPVSVERLAATLMVDQEMVEQTLDILRGQCATRGVRLQRKGRRVQMVTAPETAEVVERFLGLDVTSRLSPAALETLAIVAYRQPITRAEVDAIRGVQSDSVLRTLVSRGLIEEVGRLEQAGRPILYGTTFEFLQYFGLEDLSQLPPLEPEESAPAGNPES; this is encoded by the coding sequence ATGCCCCAGGAGGAAGCACCGCACCAGGATGTAGAACAGGCGCCGGCCGGCGAGCAGGAGCAGAGGCCGGCGGCGTCCGCGCCGGCGGACCTGGTGCCCTTCGTCGAAGCCATCTTGTTCGTCGCCGATGAGCCGGTCTCGGTGGAGCGCCTGGCCGCCACCCTCATGGTGGACCAGGAGATGGTGGAGCAGACACTGGACATCCTGCGGGGGCAGTGCGCAACGCGCGGGGTGCGTCTCCAGCGCAAGGGCCGCCGCGTCCAGATGGTCACCGCGCCGGAGACCGCGGAGGTGGTCGAGCGCTTCCTGGGGCTGGATGTCACCAGCCGGCTCTCGCCGGCGGCGCTGGAGACCCTGGCCATCGTCGCCTACCGCCAGCCCATCACCCGCGCCGAAGTGGATGCGATTCGCGGTGTGCAGTCCGATTCCGTCCTGCGCACCCTGGTGAGCCGAGGATTGATCGAGGAAGTCGGCCGGCTGGAGCAGGCCGGCCGGCCCATCCTGTACGGCACCACCTTTGAGTTTCTCCAGTACTTCGGGCTGGAGGACCTTTCCCAGCTCCCCCCGTTGGAGCCGGAGGAAAGTGCCCCGGCGGGGAACCCGGAGAGCTGA